In the Variovorax sp. S12S4 genome, one interval contains:
- a CDS encoding class I SAM-dependent methyltransferase, translating into MTPSPSVAPGNPAILPPHTPLPLYYKNEAEHQAFLRRIFDSTAADYDRIESVLAFGTGPAYRRAALTQAGLVAGAQVLDVGIGTGLVAREALKIIGPTGKLVGVDPSVGMMEQINLPGVELVPGVAESLPRPDASCDFVSMGYAMRHISDVAAAFSEFHRVLRPGGRLVVLEITKPQGRIATALLKGYMRAVVPLIARVVGRRSNTSELWRYYWDTIEACIPPERVLEALRAAGFTEVRRHASLGVFSEYMARKPENTVEAG; encoded by the coding sequence ATGACGCCATCGCCTTCTGTCGCTCCCGGGAATCCGGCCATCCTGCCGCCGCACACCCCCTTGCCGCTGTATTACAAGAACGAGGCGGAGCACCAGGCGTTTCTGCGCCGCATCTTCGACAGCACCGCCGCCGACTACGACCGCATCGAGAGCGTGCTCGCCTTCGGCACCGGCCCGGCATACCGGCGGGCCGCGCTGACGCAAGCCGGCCTCGTTGCGGGCGCGCAGGTGCTCGACGTGGGAATCGGCACCGGGCTGGTTGCGCGCGAGGCGCTCAAGATCATCGGCCCCACGGGCAAGCTGGTGGGCGTCGATCCCAGCGTGGGCATGATGGAACAGATCAACCTGCCGGGCGTGGAGCTGGTGCCGGGCGTGGCGGAATCGCTGCCCCGGCCCGATGCCAGCTGCGACTTCGTGAGCATGGGCTACGCCATGCGCCACATCAGCGACGTGGCGGCCGCATTCAGCGAGTTCCACCGTGTGCTGCGACCCGGCGGCCGCCTGGTGGTGCTCGAAATCACCAAGCCGCAGGGCCGCATCGCCACCGCCCTGCTCAAGGGCTACATGCGCGCTGTGGTGCCGCTGATTGCCCGCGTGGTGGGCCGCCGCAGCAACACCTCGGAGCTGTGGCGCTACTACTGGGACACCATCGAGGCCTGCATTCCGCCCGAGCGCGTTCTGGAGGCCTTGCGTGCCGCCGGCTTCACCGAAGTGCGCCGGCATGCAAGCCTGGGGGTTTTTTCCGAATACATGGCCCGCAAGCCAGAAAACACCGTCGAGGCCGGCTGA
- a CDS encoding chorismate transformation enzyme, FkbO/Hyg5 family: MRVQGEISHLRVERLSLSDSLALAANGTAPFAALGYGTPHGLAWMPTVNARVLSAEGAMADVWHVNGGQVQSGTTGIARWRSNGHWLLGAIDIDESAEKQNLAEIAHSAYRDLFKTLDHAATPHLLRIWNYLPQINADGGGLERYRQFNLGRQEAFFEAGRAAFEGAPAACALGIHQGALSIRFLAGQTAPVPVENPRQVSAYRYPETYGPRSPTFSRAALADVGNGDVALFISGTASIVGHETVHQGDVLEQTRETLRNLEAVIAAANSQVTATFSLAMLDCVVYVRHPADTDAVRSVLENALGADAPMIRHAVYLEADICRSDLLVEIEAHAVAPGRLRD; encoded by the coding sequence GTGCGAGTACAGGGCGAAATTTCTCATCTGCGCGTCGAGCGCCTTTCACTGTCCGACAGCCTTGCGCTGGCCGCCAACGGCACCGCGCCTTTTGCAGCGCTCGGCTACGGCACGCCGCACGGGCTGGCATGGATGCCGACGGTCAACGCGCGCGTACTTTCCGCAGAGGGCGCCATGGCCGACGTGTGGCACGTGAACGGCGGGCAGGTCCAGTCGGGCACCACGGGCATCGCCCGCTGGCGCAGCAACGGCCACTGGCTGCTCGGTGCCATCGACATCGATGAATCCGCGGAAAAACAGAACCTCGCCGAAATTGCGCACAGCGCGTACCGCGATCTCTTCAAGACACTCGACCACGCCGCCACGCCGCACTTGCTGCGCATCTGGAACTACCTGCCGCAGATCAATGCCGACGGCGGCGGGCTGGAGCGATACCGCCAGTTCAACCTCGGGCGGCAAGAAGCGTTTTTCGAGGCCGGCCGCGCTGCCTTCGAAGGCGCCCCTGCGGCGTGCGCGCTGGGCATTCACCAAGGGGCGTTGTCCATCCGGTTCCTGGCCGGGCAAACGGCGCCCGTGCCGGTCGAGAATCCGCGCCAGGTTTCGGCCTACCGCTATCCCGAAACCTACGGCCCGCGTTCACCCACCTTTTCGCGCGCCGCGCTGGCGGATGTCGGCAATGGCGACGTGGCGCTTTTCATCTCGGGCACCGCGAGCATCGTGGGCCACGAAACCGTTCACCAGGGAGACGTGCTGGAGCAAACGCGCGAAACGCTGCGCAACCTCGAGGCGGTGATCGCGGCGGCCAACAGCCAGGTCACGGCCACGTTTTCGCTCGCCATGCTCGACTGCGTGGTTTATGTGCGCCATCCGGCCGACACCGACGCGGTGCGCAGCGTGCTCGAGAACGCGCTGGGCGCCGACGCACCGATGATCCGCCATGCGGTCTACCTGGAGGCGGACATCTGCCGCAGCGACCTGCTGGTGGAGATCGAAGCCCATGCCGTCGCCCCGGGCCGCCTGCGGGACTGA
- a CDS encoding lysophospholipid acyltransferase family protein — MSMTRVLRILTTIPLALMLYALLLFLGLISLVWNFVAMLLYPVMPEAPARKLGRLTIALAYRMFWGLASVTGMMRIDASCLDPMRSEPGVIFVANHPTMLDALLLVARLPRSACIMKADLLRNIFLGAGARLARYISNESARTMVRLAVADLRNGGQLVIFPEGTRTVTPPLNPFGHGVTLIAKLAQAPIQTVFIETDSPYLSKGWPLWRVPPLPIVFKLRLGERFAPLQDSHVLQSELEQYFRQNMEQRATDASPACQTPRAHTLS; from the coding sequence ATGTCGATGACCCGCGTGCTGCGCATTCTCACGACCATTCCGCTCGCGTTGATGCTCTACGCGCTGCTGCTGTTCCTGGGCCTGATTTCGCTGGTCTGGAACTTCGTCGCCATGCTGCTGTATCCGGTCATGCCGGAGGCACCCGCACGCAAGCTGGGCCGCCTGACCATCGCCCTTGCCTACCGAATGTTCTGGGGCCTGGCCTCGGTGACCGGAATGATGCGCATCGATGCGAGCTGCCTCGACCCGATGCGCAGCGAGCCCGGCGTGATCTTCGTTGCCAACCACCCCACGATGCTCGATGCGCTGCTGCTGGTGGCTCGGCTGCCGCGCAGCGCCTGCATCATGAAGGCCGATCTGCTGCGCAACATCTTTCTTGGCGCGGGTGCGCGTCTTGCGCGCTACATCAGCAACGAATCGGCGCGCACCATGGTGCGCCTGGCCGTGGCAGACCTTCGCAACGGCGGGCAGCTGGTCATTTTTCCGGAAGGCACGCGCACGGTAACGCCGCCGCTCAACCCCTTCGGGCACGGCGTGACGCTGATTGCCAAGCTCGCGCAGGCGCCCATCCAGACCGTGTTCATCGAAACCGATTCGCCGTACCTCAGCAAGGGCTGGCCGCTGTGGCGCGTGCCGCCGCTGCCCATCGTCTTCAAGCTGCGGCTGGGTGAGCGGTTCGCGCCGTTGCAAGACAGCCATGTGCTGCAATCGGAGCTGGAACAATACTTTCGCCAAAACATGGAACAGCGCGCCACCGACGCGTCCCCCGCATGCCAGACGCCTCGCGCACACACCTTGTCCTGA